In Leptodesmis sichuanensis A121, the following are encoded in one genomic region:
- a CDS encoding phosphoadenosine phosphosulfate reductase family protein: protein MENTNTNKQPRHILGLSGGKDSTALAILLHQEVPQMEYFFCDTHRELPETYEYLERIKARLGIQIHYLSAERGFDHWLDIYGGALPSPQMRWCTKQLKIKPLEAFIGDDAAISYVGIRADEHRDGYISTRPNIKAVYPFKERGLVKADILRLLEESGIGLPKYYEWRSRSGCYFCFFQRKYEWVMLQETHPDLFARAVDYESQHKDGRTYTWTQGETLLELLERKDQIIADHQKAMAREAQRQPDRPLVESLEAILDEEDDTLPCLACHL from the coding sequence ATGGAAAACACTAATACCAACAAACAACCACGACATATTTTAGGGCTGTCAGGGGGCAAAGACAGTACCGCCCTGGCAATTCTGCTGCATCAGGAAGTGCCGCAGATGGAATATTTCTTTTGTGACACCCACCGGGAACTGCCAGAAACCTACGAGTATCTGGAGCGAATTAAAGCACGCCTGGGCATCCAGATTCACTATTTGAGTGCAGAGCGAGGGTTCGATCACTGGTTAGACATCTATGGGGGGGCACTCCCTTCACCCCAGATGCGATGGTGTACGAAGCAGCTTAAAATCAAGCCCCTGGAAGCCTTTATCGGTGACGACGCAGCGATTAGTTATGTTGGGATTCGAGCCGATGAGCATCGAGATGGCTATATTTCTACCAGGCCCAATATCAAAGCAGTGTACCCGTTTAAGGAGCGGGGGCTGGTGAAAGCAGATATTTTGCGACTGCTGGAAGAAAGCGGCATTGGGTTGCCCAAATACTACGAGTGGCGATCGCGCTCTGGTTGCTATTTTTGCTTCTTTCAGCGTAAGTATGAATGGGTGATGTTACAGGAAACCCACCCCGACCTGTTTGCCAGAGCCGTAGACTATGAAAGCCAGCACAAAGATGGCAGAACCTACACCTGGACGCAGGGCGAAACGTTGCTGGAGTTGCTAGAGCGGAAAGACCAGATCATTGCCGACCACCAGAAGGCTATGGCACGAGAGGCACAGCGCCAGCCCGATCGCCCCCTGGTGGAGAGCCTGGAAGCTATCCTGGATGAGGAGGACGACACCCTGCCCTGTTTGGCGTGTCATTTATAA
- a CDS encoding DUF4007 family protein: MPTNPPPTPLKKAALRHLLAPSPTAKPPSAAALRNARQWAIAANLLNDQGVTLEGKLVATKDPYLEATVTDWLIHFHLSSGDRSLWQSFVFEFLPEHSEFTQDELLNYFTNIFSSESSDSLRKVTQSILKTYTDSEAIASSQFLTHTQKNYSIGNPDLSNPYTTGYLLAKIWERDFKARSAVLVDDILNAEMGLASILGIQKDQLRQQLDVLARYDVIEQRSAKPHLSDTKPPIKEEGESSYQVYRCWETPDELLEKAYENDRATPNQPLIQSLSSILDDDEDAPDFSSFLEWATGFISLDGGSNTITRLAS; encoded by the coding sequence ATGCCCACAAACCCACCCCCCACCCCCCTGAAAAAAGCAGCCCTGCGCCACCTGCTGGCCCCCAGCCCCACCGCCAAACCACCCTCGGCGGCAGCTCTTCGGAATGCGAGGCAGTGGGCGATCGCAGCTAACTTACTCAATGATCAGGGGGTAACGCTTGAAGGAAAGTTAGTTGCAACGAAAGATCCCTATCTGGAAGCAACAGTTACCGATTGGTTGATCCACTTTCATTTGAGTTCTGGCGATCGCAGTTTGTGGCAATCGTTTGTATTTGAGTTTCTGCCAGAGCATTCAGAATTTACTCAAGATGAATTGTTGAACTACTTCACGAACATATTCTCGTCAGAATCATCTGATTCATTGCGTAAGGTCACTCAGTCAATTCTGAAAACCTACACAGATTCAGAGGCGATCGCCAGCAGTCAGTTTCTCACTCACACCCAGAAAAACTATTCAATCGGTAATCCAGATCTGTCGAATCCTTACACGACTGGATATTTATTGGCAAAGATTTGGGAGCGAGATTTTAAGGCGCGATCAGCAGTTTTGGTGGATGACATCTTGAATGCAGAGATGGGATTAGCTAGCATTCTAGGGATTCAAAAAGACCAGTTGCGGCAGCAGTTAGATGTTCTGGCTAGATATGACGTAATTGAGCAGCGATCGGCGAAGCCCCATCTCTCCGACACAAAACCACCGATAAAAGAGGAGGGTGAATCTTCTTATCAGGTGTATCGCTGCTGGGAGACTCCAGACGAATTACTGGAGAAAGCCTACGAAAACGATAGGGCAACACCCAACCAACCGCTGATTCAGTCTCTAAGCTCGATTTTGGACGATGATGAAGACGCGCCAGATTTTTCCAGTTTCCTGGAATGGGCAACGGGCTTTATTTCGCTGGATGGCGGGTCAAACACAATCACCAGATTAGCGTCCTGA
- a CDS encoding Uma2 family endonuclease has protein sequence MITTAIQPTQTPQPVRFTVQDYHRLVELGFLGEDDHIELIRGELIQMAAKGTAHETCLRRLLRILPGIIGDRATLQCQSPITIAFDGEPEPDLAILRNREDDYESAHPTPADTLLVMEVADSSLEYDRTVKLALYAEAAIPHYWLFNVIDRTLEAYSEPAQITPGQFGYLNRRMVTSSGAIALPMGEQPLALAHVFP, from the coding sequence ATGATCACTACCGCCATCCAACCCACTCAAACCCCTCAACCTGTACGATTCACGGTGCAGGACTATCACCGTTTAGTGGAACTTGGCTTTCTGGGCGAAGACGACCACATCGAGCTAATTCGGGGAGAACTGATTCAAATGGCAGCAAAGGGAACAGCCCACGAAACCTGTCTTCGAAGGTTGTTGCGAATTTTACCTGGGATCATTGGCGATCGCGCCACTCTCCAGTGCCAGTCACCCATCACTATCGCCTTTGATGGAGAGCCAGAACCAGATTTGGCAATCTTGAGGAACCGCGAGGATGATTATGAATCAGCCCATCCAACCCCTGCGGACACGCTCCTGGTTATGGAAGTAGCGGATTCTTCGCTAGAGTACGATCGCACGGTGAAGCTGGCTCTCTATGCTGAGGCTGCCATTCCCCACTACTGGTTGTTTAATGTCATCGATCGCACGCTGGAAGCCTACAGCGAACCCGCTCAAATTACACCAGGGCAGTTTGGCTATCTGAATCGCCGGATGGTTACGTCATCTGGTGCGATCGCCCTGCCGATGGGAGAGCAGCCCCTTGCCCTTGCCCACGTTTTTCCTTGA
- the tnpC gene encoding IS66 family transposase: MTIQPPSEFNLTANDPEAQGARYWYERYCEQLAETERLKQRVKELEEQFETLSEKLKKVTGRTSETSSQPPSADGPKKPNRDKQKPQRKRGPKYNHPGTTRHGFGWINHAKLLAVQSCPICGSAVERQAQGTKRQQVADLVPDLVQVWEYERPLYRCSACGWQGYQDLPLGCREGFSYGGRLSSVVGWLGYGGNLSWSKQRYVVEGIFGIPMSQGSLAKLHQWFCEALQPAYEQWWEWIQQPGVRCVDETSYRLNGMNHWLWIATAPECCVLFFAPTRSSAEVKALLGEDFAGVLSSDCWSAYRPQSAGAKQTCWAHLERELKALTTSRFPENREFAHRVFPIIHTARQAHRDYHQGQLGLSELQALRPILEAELADVLEHPLKGRWAADSQALSNRFRRHWSDWFTFLTRPEVDPDNNDAERGLRPVVIHRKVTGGACSDWGAQLVAMMFSFLESMRRQGKNAVDQLFELIASSGCSPPALLPG, translated from the coding sequence ATGACGATTCAGCCACCCTCAGAATTCAACCTCACGGCGAACGACCCCGAAGCCCAAGGAGCGAGATATTGGTACGAGCGCTATTGCGAGCAACTCGCTGAGACCGAGCGGCTCAAGCAACGGGTGAAAGAGCTCGAGGAACAGTTTGAGACATTGAGCGAGAAACTCAAGAAGGTAACTGGGCGCACCAGTGAAACGAGTTCTCAGCCGCCCTCTGCGGATGGCCCGAAGAAACCGAACCGAGATAAACAAAAGCCCCAACGAAAACGCGGCCCCAAATACAACCACCCCGGCACAACGCGCCATGGGTTCGGCTGGATCAATCACGCCAAGTTACTCGCGGTGCAGAGCTGCCCGATTTGCGGCAGTGCCGTCGAGCGCCAAGCCCAAGGCACCAAACGCCAGCAAGTCGCTGACCTGGTGCCGGACCTCGTCCAGGTGTGGGAGTACGAGCGCCCCTTGTATCGGTGTTCGGCCTGCGGATGGCAGGGCTATCAGGACTTGCCGCTGGGATGCCGAGAAGGGTTTAGCTATGGGGGACGACTGAGTAGTGTGGTGGGCTGGTTAGGGTATGGGGGCAACCTATCCTGGTCAAAACAGCGCTATGTGGTCGAAGGCATCTTTGGTATCCCAATGTCTCAGGGCAGCTTAGCCAAACTCCATCAGTGGTTTTGTGAGGCGCTACAACCCGCCTACGAGCAATGGTGGGAATGGATTCAACAGCCGGGCGTGCGCTGTGTCGATGAGACCAGCTATCGCTTAAACGGGATGAATCATTGGCTTTGGATTGCCACTGCACCGGAATGCTGCGTCCTGTTCTTTGCCCCCACCCGCAGTTCAGCCGAGGTCAAGGCGCTGTTGGGCGAGGACTTCGCGGGCGTCCTCAGTAGCGACTGCTGGTCGGCCTATAGACCGCAATCGGCCGGGGCAAAACAGACGTGCTGGGCACACCTGGAGCGGGAATTAAAAGCATTGACCACTTCTCGCTTCCCGGAAAATCGGGAGTTCGCCCACCGGGTCTTCCCCATCATCCACACCGCCCGGCAGGCCCACCGGGACTATCATCAGGGGCAGCTCGGTCTGAGTGAACTTCAAGCCCTCAGGCCCATCTTGGAAGCCGAGTTAGCCGATGTGCTGGAGCATCCCCTCAAGGGGCGTTGGGCTGCTGATTCCCAAGCCTTGAGCAACCGGTTTCGCAGGCATTGGTCAGATTGGTTTACGTTTCTCACGCGTCCTGAGGTTGACCCTGACAACAATGACGCTGAGCGAGGCTTACGACCGGTAGTGATTCATCGCAAAGTTACCGGCGGGGCCTGCAGTGATTGGGGCGCTCAGCTCGTCGCGATGATGTTCAGCTTTCTCGAATCGATGCGCCGTCAGGGTAAAAACGCTGTCGACCAGCTCTTTGAGCTCATCGCCTCGTCGGGGTGCTCGCCCCCTGCTTTGTTACCAGGGTAA
- a CDS encoding DUF4007 family protein produces the protein MALEQANRNTDTSGNSNAVVFARHETFHPRFGWLKKGFDRASTDSEIFLREDAPVRLGVGKNMVRSIRYWCAAFKLLKDDQPTEFGLQLLGQDGWDPYLEDPASLWLLHWKLLEAPNLATAWNVAFNDFRPIEFTTEALFYQLCEYRDRVAPRISDSSLKKDVSCLLRMYVAQPSGKAQVSEDSLDCPFTELGLIHTAGDSRHYLFRVGQKPNLPPEVVVYTCLQHHARTGSPAKTMPIANLLYDPGSPGLVFKLTESAICNAIEVMARQWEQIRLSDAAGKLQFSFAGEPFVLSEAILDGYYRAGR, from the coding sequence ATGGCGTTAGAGCAAGCGAATCGCAATACAGATACCAGTGGCAATTCTAATGCTGTCGTTTTTGCCCGCCATGAAACGTTTCATCCCCGCTTTGGTTGGCTGAAGAAAGGGTTCGATCGGGCCTCTACCGATTCAGAGATTTTCTTAAGAGAGGATGCCCCGGTTCGGCTCGGTGTGGGAAAGAACATGGTGCGATCGATTCGGTACTGGTGTGCTGCCTTCAAGTTGCTGAAAGATGATCAGCCGACCGAATTTGGTCTGCAACTGTTGGGGCAGGACGGTTGGGATCCTTATCTGGAAGACCCTGCCTCTCTCTGGCTGCTGCACTGGAAATTGCTGGAAGCGCCCAACCTGGCGACCGCCTGGAATGTTGCCTTCAACGATTTTCGCCCGATCGAGTTTACGACTGAAGCGTTGTTCTACCAGCTTTGTGAGTACCGCGATCGAGTTGCGCCACGGATTTCGGACTCCTCCCTCAAAAAAGACGTAAGTTGCCTGTTGCGGATGTATGTCGCACAGCCTAGTGGTAAAGCTCAAGTCAGCGAAGATTCCCTGGATTGCCCCTTTACGGAACTGGGGTTGATTCACACCGCAGGGGACTCGCGGCACTATCTATTTCGCGTTGGACAGAAACCCAACTTGCCGCCAGAAGTTGTCGTCTACACCTGCTTACAGCACCATGCTCGAACGGGTAGCCCTGCTAAAACGATGCCCATTGCCAATTTGCTCTACGACCCTGGTAGCCCAGGACTCGTGTTTAAGCTGACTGAGAGCGCCATCTGTAACGCGATCGAGGTGATGGCTCGACAATGGGAGCAAATTCGACTGTCTGATGCTGCAGGAAAGCTGCAATTTTCCTTTGCAGGAGAGCCGTTTGTCCTGTCAGAGGCTATCTTAGACGGGTACTATCGAGCGGGGAGGTGA
- a CDS encoding Uma2 family endonuclease: MTLTAQELADLMPDARQLESDEPEMESSLHYAQLALLVACLEWLWRDRTDFFIGANLSIYFSRDQLKKRDFRGPDFFLVTHTERKPRKSWVVWEEGGQYPDLIIELLSPATAQIDRSLKKALYQDRFRTPEYFWFSPDTLEFEGYRLVGQHYEAIAPNEIGWRWSEVLGLFLGVQDGQLRYFTESGELVPTPQETAAQAMAEAAQAEARSQRLAEQLRALGVEPDA, encoded by the coding sequence ATGACCCTAACGGCTCAGGAATTGGCAGACTTAATGCCCGATGCCCGTCAACTGGAGAGCGATGAACCGGAAATGGAAAGTTCGTTACACTATGCCCAGTTGGCGCTCCTGGTGGCCTGTCTGGAATGGCTGTGGCGCGATCGCACTGACTTTTTTATCGGGGCGAATCTCTCTATTTACTTCAGCCGCGACCAGCTTAAAAAGCGCGACTTTCGCGGCCCAGATTTCTTTCTCGTCACGCACACAGAGCGCAAACCCCGAAAATCCTGGGTGGTGTGGGAAGAAGGCGGGCAGTATCCTGACTTGATTATTGAGTTGTTGTCTCCCGCGACGGCCCAAATCGATCGCAGTCTGAAAAAAGCCCTTTACCAGGATCGCTTCAGAACTCCAGAGTATTTCTGGTTTTCGCCAGACACCCTGGAGTTTGAGGGCTATCGGCTGGTGGGGCAACACTATGAGGCCATCGCCCCCAACGAGATAGGCTGGCGCTGGAGTGAGGTGCTGGGGTTGTTTTTGGGGGTGCAGGATGGGCAGTTGCGCTATTTTACGGAATCAGGAGAGTTGGTGCCAACTCCGCAAGAGACTGCGGCTCAGGCAATGGCAGAAGCAGCTCAGGCAGAGGCGAGATCACAGCGATTAGCAGAGCAGTTGAGGGCGCTGGGGGTGGAGCCAGATGCTTAG
- a CDS encoding Uma2 family endonuclease, which produces MLLELRRLEVPPGQRLLLRDVTWQEFETILDELGEHRGARLAYDQGTLEMMMPLPEHEDDKEIIGDLIKALLEELDMEFRSLGSTTFKKAQTQGLEPDQCFYIQHEAVIRGKRRIDLAIDPPPDLAIEIDVTSRTHPSIYAALGVPELWQFDRGTLQINILRGDRYELVAESPNFPGLPLAEVLPHYLAESKTIGRNRTVRAFRQWVRAQGERG; this is translated from the coding sequence ATGCTCTTGGAGTTAAGACGGTTAGAGGTTCCGCCAGGGCAACGGTTGTTGTTGCGGGATGTCACCTGGCAAGAATTTGAAACGATTCTGGACGAACTGGGGGAGCATCGCGGCGCACGTCTCGCCTATGACCAGGGCACATTGGAGATGATGATGCCGTTGCCAGAACATGAAGACGATAAGGAGATCATTGGCGATTTAATCAAAGCCCTGCTGGAAGAACTGGATATGGAATTTAGAAGCCTGGGTTCTACCACGTTTAAGAAGGCGCAGACTCAGGGTTTAGAGCCTGATCAATGTTTTTACATTCAACATGAAGCGGTCATTCGCGGCAAACGACGGATTGATTTAGCGATTGATCCACCTCCAGACCTGGCGATCGAAATTGACGTTACCTCTCGCACCCACCCCAGTATTTATGCCGCACTCGGAGTCCCCGAACTCTGGCAATTCGATCGCGGTACGTTGCAAATCAACATCCTCCGGGGCGATCGCTATGAACTGGTCGCTGAAAGTCCCAATTTTCCAGGATTGCCGTTGGCGGAGGTGCTACCCCACTATCTGGCGGAAAGTAAAACGATTGGGCGGAATCGCACCGTCAGAGCCTTTCGCCAGTGGGTCAGGGCACAGGGGGAAAGGGGCTGA
- a CDS encoding DEAD/DEAH box helicase family protein, which produces MSVPAYPSPVSQERSAESSSSEDLFVEIFQEVLGFEGAQLLVPQYPVKDIYDGGRFIDFAFISRLGKYAFEIDGEVWHAPDGAMVSAHAYRDQLLRQNSLIYQGWKVYRWTDVQLATERERIQEQLLLFLEREIKQGTLDSFLPRQEAGEVSLKEHQADALKQLEELRSQGKTIALLTHATGTGKTHIAISDAHRLGLRTLYLAHRKPLITQTQERFLELWPDATTAIFQKKTGKPDTQVILSTIQAIADALDQFDEREFGYIIIDESHHAAAETYRKVISHFRAKFILGLTATPERYDGQSLTEIFQNCAHRLELEEAIQRRLLVPIRCIRVRTNVDLTKVRFNGVDYRSSDLGKALQVPDRDRLIVETYMNHASGKRAVCFCIDVNHAERMAELFQQNNVAAAHVSGRMSDKQKDQILANYRSGKIHVLCACDILNEGWDSPETEVLLMARPTLSKVVYVQQLGRGTRTAPGKEYLLVFDFIDNTSRYTQSLSTHRLFKKPHYRPGGLVAAPSDLLAEEESTYARGEKPTAVLGLHLWVDKYEAIDIFRWQDEVKEMYQTRELESELGVGDNVVKNWVQTGKLIPDHTIPIGNQIYYYFRKDRLDDIRKQFNITPVTKDNIKEKFMEFVREMDMRYSYKPVLLLGLLHLADSTGKVRVQDLLNFFKSFYLERLQAGKIVEKPGSRMERIADLSDAEIESIMLAHPFEKFERRKFVRRLKELTLLKFEPALWKRLTVEDKEALRAIAQTALIEYYQRLEVG; this is translated from the coding sequence ATGAGTGTTCCTGCATATCCTTCACCTGTCAGTCAAGAGCGATCGGCGGAAAGCAGTTCCAGCGAAGATTTGTTTGTCGAAATTTTTCAGGAAGTGCTGGGGTTTGAGGGGGCGCAACTACTGGTTCCCCAGTATCCTGTGAAAGATATTTATGACGGAGGACGCTTTATTGATTTTGCCTTCATCTCTCGTCTTGGTAAGTATGCCTTCGAGATTGATGGCGAGGTGTGGCACGCTCCCGATGGTGCAATGGTCAGTGCTCATGCCTATCGTGACCAGCTACTACGACAAAATAGCCTGATTTATCAGGGTTGGAAGGTTTACCGCTGGACGGATGTTCAACTGGCTACGGAGCGGGAACGTATTCAAGAACAACTTTTACTGTTTCTAGAACGAGAAATTAAACAGGGAACGCTTGACAGTTTTCTTCCCAGGCAGGAGGCTGGTGAGGTTTCCTTGAAAGAACATCAGGCAGATGCTTTGAAGCAACTAGAGGAGTTGCGCAGTCAGGGGAAGACAATCGCCCTACTGACCCATGCAACCGGAACCGGAAAAACGCACATTGCTATCTCCGATGCCCACCGTTTAGGGCTTAGAACGCTTTACCTGGCACATCGAAAACCGTTAATTACTCAAACTCAGGAGCGATTTTTAGAGCTTTGGCCTGATGCGACTACAGCAATTTTTCAAAAGAAAACAGGCAAGCCAGATACACAGGTTATATTGTCCACGATTCAGGCGATCGCAGATGCCCTGGATCAATTTGACGAACGTGAATTTGGATACATCATCATTGATGAAAGTCACCATGCTGCCGCAGAAACCTATCGTAAGGTGATTAGCCATTTTCGTGCAAAGTTCATTCTTGGATTAACTGCGACTCCAGAACGCTACGATGGACAATCCCTGACAGAAATTTTCCAGAACTGTGCGCATCGTCTTGAACTGGAAGAAGCTATACAGCGGAGATTACTGGTGCCCATTCGCTGTATTCGGGTTAGAACCAATGTGGATTTAACAAAGGTTCGATTTAATGGGGTTGATTATCGCAGTAGCGACCTTGGTAAAGCGTTGCAGGTGCCTGATCGCGATCGCCTGATTGTAGAAACCTATATGAATCACGCTTCTGGTAAACGAGCCGTTTGCTTTTGCATTGATGTGAATCATGCTGAACGAATGGCAGAGTTGTTTCAGCAGAACAATGTGGCAGCCGCTCATGTTTCTGGGCGGATGTCCGATAAGCAAAAAGACCAGATTTTAGCAAACTATCGATCGGGCAAAATTCACGTCCTCTGTGCCTGTGACATTCTCAACGAAGGATGGGACTCACCCGAAACAGAAGTCCTATTAATGGCCCGTCCAACCCTGAGCAAAGTAGTGTATGTCCAGCAATTGGGACGGGGCACTCGCACGGCTCCGGGTAAAGAATACTTGCTTGTTTTTGACTTCATTGACAATACCAGCCGATACACTCAATCCCTCAGTACTCATCGTCTGTTTAAAAAACCACACTATCGACCTGGAGGGCTGGTTGCCGCTCCCTCTGACCTTTTGGCAGAGGAGGAGTCCACTTACGCGAGGGGAGAAAAGCCGACGGCGGTTTTAGGGTTACATCTCTGGGTTGATAAGTATGAGGCGATCGACATCTTCCGTTGGCAAGACGAAGTGAAAGAGATGTATCAAACTCGTGAGCTGGAGTCTGAATTAGGCGTTGGCGATAACGTGGTGAAGAACTGGGTGCAGACCGGAAAGTTAATCCCCGATCACACCATTCCTATTGGGAATCAAATTTATTACTATTTCAGGAAGGATCGTTTAGATGACATTCGGAAACAGTTCAACATTACACCTGTAACCAAAGACAATATCAAAGAGAAGTTTATGGAATTTGTCCGCGAAATGGACATGAGATATTCCTATAAACCCGTTCTCCTGTTAGGTCTACTGCACCTGGCTGACTCCACCGGAAAAGTCAGGGTTCAGGATCTGCTCAACTTCTTCAAGTCCTTTTACCTGGAGCGTTTACAGGCAGGCAAGATCGTTGAAAAGCCTGGTAGTCGCATGGAGCGCATTGCAGACTTGAGCGATGCTGAAATTGAGTCGATCATGCTGGCCCATCCCTTTGAAAAATTCGAGCGGCGCAAGTTTGTGCGACGGCTCAAGGAACTGACGTTGCTCAAGTTTGAGCCTGCCTTGTGGAAACGCCTGACAGTAGAAGACAAAGAAGCGCTGAGGGCGATCGCCCAGACTGCCCTGATAGAATACTATCAACGTTTAGAAGTTGGCTAA
- a CDS encoding helix-turn-helix transcriptional regulator — MQIPPSSEQQPTLRELRERVGLSQEGLARLIGVSSKTISNWERGIGAASLTVPQMKALCEALGVTLKELPDDFSSERE, encoded by the coding sequence ATGCAGATCCCACCCAGTTCAGAGCAGCAACCAACCTTGAGAGAGCTAAGAGAACGAGTTGGATTGTCTCAAGAAGGGCTGGCGCGACTGATTGGTGTCAGCAGCAAAACCATTAGCAATTGGGAACGGGGAATCGGTGCTGCCAGCCTGACTGTTCCCCAAATGAAAGCCCTTTGTGAAGCTTTGGGGGTGACGCTCAAGGAATTACCTGATGACTTTAGTTCAGAAAGGGAATGA
- a CDS encoding element excision factor XisH family protein yields MLLRIGLRSVFVDLGAERLIAAERGTEKIAVEIKRIASFTPLFHHPSPYQNHILTDA; encoded by the coding sequence TTGCTGCTCAGAATCGGACTGCGCTCCGTATTTGTAGATTTAGGCGCTGAGAGACTCATTGCTGCCGAGCGGGGAACTGAAAAAATCGCCGTCGAAATCAAACGTATAGCCTCGTTTACGCCCCTTTTCCACCATCCGTCGCCATATCAAAACCACATCCTCACTGATGCCTAA
- a CDS encoding XisH family protein, which translates to MPAKDFYHDTVKTALIKDGWAITDDRCWVRVTFALTLNPSPNLGEGL; encoded by the coding sequence ATGCCTGCTAAAGATTTCTACCATGACACGGTAAAAACTGCCCTGATTAAAGACGGTTGGGCTATTACCGACGATCGTTGCTGGGTGCGTGTCACTTTTGCCCTCACCCTAAATCCCTCTCCCAATTTGGGAGAGGGACTTTGA